GGTCAGTAAAGATTATATGCCATTGTTACTTGTTATTGTATAGTTATGTAATTACACAATAACAGGTGTTGTGTTTAATATGGACTTTGTATATTTATAGACTTTAATTAATCTAAATTccaagatgggttttttttggtccaCGCTGTCTTACAGAAACCAACACCTTGTGGGTTTTCTATTAGCAGAGTCAAAGAGGAAGATGGGAGAGTGGAACTCATTCTGAAAGCTCACCTGCTTTCTGGCTCTGCACCTCACACACGGACGTGTCGGAATCCTTAATATCCTGAAGGAGTATAGGCCTGGAAAGTAGAAAAAGATAAGTTTTAACACAAAAGTCTATAAACCAGGATTGGGCAACTTTAGGCTATCTGTATGTTGTTAAATGACAACGCCAGCACCTCACTTCAGCTGTTTGTGGTATGGTGGGGATTGAAGTTCAACCAAATATTAAGAACCACATGTTGCTACTATTGACACACGCAATCACACATCATATCTGGGATGCACtaatgaaaaacatttctttcctaTGTTATTCCAGATCAAATAGATCGTAAGCGGTTGGACAAACTGATATACCTGTATCGTTGATCTGCACGCACACAGCGGGTGATGTTAATATTCCAGGCGCAGTAGGGATCACGAGCGAGTATACAGTCAGCACAGGAGCGGTATTTACTGCAGTCTGCAAAGGGAAGCTGCACCAGCCCAGATTGTGAACCCACAAACAGAAGAGACTGGAAAGGGGGAAAATTAAAAAAGGGttaaaattttaagaaaaaaatccagaATGATAAGAGCAGCGGATAGAATGCGAATGATAAAATGAAAAGGCAGGGACAATGAATACAATGCCAGTCTAGACAAAACGTTGAACATAACATATGGGAGAGGAAGGGTTTCACTGGACTAAAGGATCGGAAGTCTAGAAGTTAAGTCGGGACATGGGATTAAAGGAGATCACAATATACACAACAGGTGGTCAAAGTACAAGGGGTGGCATCCTAGAAAGAGACGCAGACTGACCTTGCGGGCAGAAAGAGCCAAGCTGTGCACAGGATAGGATTTGTCAAACACTTGCAGCTCCTCAATTATGTGCACCGTTGATCCAAAACTTACAGCTTTATTTACCCAACCATTCTCTGAAATAAAAGGGAACCAATATAATAGTGAGTGTGATGACCCCCCAAAGAAAAGATGGCAGATGGCTACCTATGAATAAGAGTAAAGGTAATGGCAGACTGGGCAATTTTTGTCCTAGAAGAATGATAATTAGCCATTTGATGATGGAGAATACACCTAAGCTGTTATTAGACCTAAGTAAGAAaactaaagtaaaacaaaacatattaacctAATAATGCTCAGCTAATCTTGAAGGTTGAACAAGAAAGATATTATTAAGGATATGCAGGAACATATAACTGACTACAAACACACCACAATTGTaaacaatcattttaaaatgagttCCAAACTACAAATATAAATGTAGCAGTCCAAATGAACGGAGCTTGTTAGTAGGGTCAAATAAGTCCCAATATaacaacctttttgttttttttattatatgaattTTATGTTCactctaagggggggggggggggaaaagagaACAGAATGTGTTGGGTCCTGTCTGGTGACATGGGCGACATTGCTAGAAATTGCCCAGTGTGTCATTAGCCTACAGGTAAAGATCTGATACTGGGCCATATTTATACAAGTGTGCCATATTTTATGCACTTACCAGTTCCAATGAAGAGGATATCGTAAGGTTCTCTATCCAAACCCAAGGTCCTCTGCACAGCGATGGTTGTGAAGTTTGCTCCCCTTCTGACCAGCAATGGGCGCATGTGGGTAGACATAACAGAGTCGTCCATAAGCGGATGCTTCTTGACAAAGTTCAGGGTGTTGTCTGGAAGCTCCAGGGAGCTGTATACTCCATGATTTCTGTGCCAGTTGGTGACACACTGTAGAGAGGAGGAAAAAAAGCCATTATATGACCATATAAGACCCAACTCTCTCAGTTCAGAAAACAAGCAAAATGTTTCCCTACAGTGCGGTTCTTGTTGGGACCAAACAGCTGCACAAAAGACAACtgaacctttaaaggggtagttcacctttaaataaacttttagtatgacgtagagagtgatattccgagacaatatcctgtttaaatatatattatttgtgatttttgagttattagtTTGCCctatattgtttgtatttttattacactgtcCAAATGTTATCTTTTTCATAAAAGCCCAATTAACACACATACATGCCGGTGGGTGCCGGTGGGTGCCGGTGGGGTTCAGGtcgggcccagtccgaccctgcggtCTTAccattagagagaaaaaggaaatcatttttaaaaatcttgattatttggattaaattgtgtctatgggagtcggcctttccgcagttctgaactttctggataacggatcccaaacctaaACCTATCCTGGGTTTTATAACAATAAATAGTACTTACTGATCCAGGTCGGGGACTTGGCACAGAGTCTGAGTATCGACCCCACTTCTGGGACTGCTCACGATACTCCTTGTACGGTCCATCAAAGACCTTCTGGATGTCCTGGATGGAATACTGACAGATAGCGGACACTGGAGAATCACCCCTAAGACAGAAGAACATTCTTAGCAGTGCTCTCCTAAAAGCCTTGGCGCTGCATCCAAAACATTTACACCTTTGTATATTCCCACAAGCACTACTGCTGCAAAGCTCAGCCCTAGTGATATCACTTACCAGCGAGCCTGGAAGGCAGCATAGAAATGAGTGGAGCGCCACTCTTTGGCCTCTAGCTTAAATACAGAttttaaaaggttaaaattcAGCTGAAGCTCTGGGATGGAGCAGAGAAGCCGGGCTTTCAGGAAACTAGTCCATTTCCTCTGCAGAGTACGAGCCCCTCCTAAATCCCCCTACAAGACAAAATATAGAGATATTCCCCCAATTAGCCTAAAGATAAGCACAGTGGAATTCAAAGCAAGGAAGGAAGCCTTTTTTAAAAAGGGAAGAAGTGGAAGGAAAGTTAACACTTTGATGCTAGTGGGTGCCAGGATCATGGGGATTGGAAGGAAGTTTTAGTTCACACAAAGGGTGGAAGATCTTTTTGACAATACCACCTTGTTGTAGGGCAAGGAAATAGAATACATGGAACAAGTGACTTAGCCAAGATTGTTCGGTATTAAAGCAAACTTGAGAAAGACTATTATAGGCATATATGGTTGAAAGAAGACATCCTCTGCCCGTGGACTCTTGCTAGACATCTCACCTTGCAGATACGCGCCACCCTGGACACCACTTGTTCGCTTTGGCAGTCATATTCTAGCGCCCGTTCGGTGAAAAAGAAGTATATCTTATCATCGTCCCCAATTTCACTGCCCACACTCTCTGGTATGTGCGCCGAACTCACAAAGTTTGGTTCTGCAAGGAACAATGAAATCTGGTGAAGCAGTTCAGGTAAAATATGGAGTGGGATGGAACAATAACATGGGAAAGGGTTGCTATGCTTCTCTCATCTATAGCAGTTAATCTGAGGTTTGCTAAAACTGGTCTAGAAAAATCCAAATACTTAAGCTTGCCATATAACCTCCAAAACTCACCATTTAGCCACGAAGCCAAATACTCCGTCTTCATTAGATTATGCTGCCCCACAATGCGCTGAATCACAGGCTCCGTTCCAAGAAAGTTGTTCATGGTGGCAGAGTACAAGGCACCGTCTGAAGAACATTATAAATCTGAAGATTAGGTCTTGTGCagattttttgggttgacattaaGTATTTAGAAACAATGGTGAAAATGTGAATGTTAAATCCACTCCCCGGAAAGGAGGAAGATTAACTCACCTAAAATAAGACCAGTGTGGCCCTTGGCTGGATCATATGGAACCTTCCCCTTCCCTTCCTCCAAGTTCTCTGCATCCAGTGTGAAGTCAGACAGCTCCTACACAAGAACAAGACTTgtcagtagagcttacaatcgtGTACATGGTAACAGAATAAACCATCCACATACTCTATTATGAACAATGTGGATAAATCCTTTAGAACTGTAGCATGGAGTTGGCCCAGTTTACACGGTCATGTATTCTTCCTATGGTGCAAAGTGTGTACCAGACTATATCTATAGGGGTGTAGGTGTTCCACCATTACAGGTCAGCAGTTAAAAATATATGCATGGAATTATCATATTAAACAGCGTACAGTGATATGCACGGGCAAGTATAAATGCAAGTCTTTCTCTTCCTATATCCCTAGGTATTTGAACACCCTAAGAAAGtgcctgcagtcacacaagcaaacacATACTGGATATAAACTAAAGTCAACTATTCCCCAGTGATCCTTGGTTTTCTGCCAGGTCCCTGTGTGCATTGCTGGTGTATGGCCAGAGTCACAGACATGGCTCATAATAAACATCACCAGGATGTCACAGTTAGTGTTTTGAAGACTTCCCATCTGTCCTAACCACCCAGCAGTCAATAGCAATCATCACTCTATAGTTCAGCTACTGCAACTCATAACCAGAGCCGTATATAGATCAACCTGGAAGTATGGCCCCCGCCTTAAAATATATTACATGTTGACTTAATGGATATACCAACAGAGCTTATAGTTTGGTTAAGCAGCATGTATAAGAGGTCTACTCACAATGTAAGCACACTTGGGCTGGAAGGCATAGGTCCCACAAGTGACAAGATGCGTCTGATTGAACTGTTCCAGAAAGCGGATGTAGTTAAAACATTCAGTCTGCAATGGAACAGTATAAAGTGTGGCTATTAGTGTCTAGCTTTTTCATTTTCGTACATCCTCCTGGTTAGTGGTTAGTGGCAGAAGTCCAGTCATGATTTATAATTTAAtgttctctctctatatatatatatatatatatatatatatatatatatatatatatatatatatatatatatatatatatatatatatatatatatttattttccctttaatggccTGTTTGGCTTGCCCTAGCTCACATTGCTTCATACCACAACCTGGCTCCTAGAGCATGCccccttctataaaaaaaataggggaGCTATGGCAGGAGAAGGGGAGCTTGTGGCCAGCCAGTGGCTGCATAGGTGAGGCGCACAGGACAActgggatgaaagacttaaaataaaagtatgttCAAATTAAGATTTCccttagggccagggcacacactgctattattggaggttagtcgcccagcgacaaaatcGATTcttcgttgggcgactaatctccccgaactgccttcccgttggctagaatgtaaatcaccgccgggatggcagtcggatcgattcgccccaagtttccttgtgcggcaacttcggaaaacgaagcactctgagtgctatcccactggtgatttagattctagccagcgggaaggcagttttgggagattagtcgcccgaagactaatctccagaaatagcagcatgtgcccttacccataaacacaaagggaaaataaatgacgGTAGCCCTTTTATCTGTGTTGTCCAGCTTTATCTGTGATATTAGTCCTATGCCGAAATCTTGGCCTCTTCTCTTTGTCTAGCTGAAACTGTATGCTCAGTGGCCCTTTCTTCACCTTTTCTTACTCTTTTCCACTAGTGATTAAAGAGAGATCTCTTGATAAGATTCCAGCACAAAGCTGTTCCCTCGTGTATTATCATAGCTGCCGGGCGAGATGTGCTTCATTATTGGCTGTCAGGACACTGATATAAAGATAAACCACTCTAGGTGGGAACTTTTCACCTACCTGATTGCTTTTTCCCTTTTGGGCACATTCCAACTTCTTGTCTGCTGGAGCTTCCCATATAATCTAACAATGAAAATAAAGTCCATTTACAATTGCAACTTAAAAAGTATTAAATCACAAAGAAAGTCATAGACACCAATCGTTCTCTATCATTAAAATACTCTTATCTCCAACTTTGGCTTCATGAAAAGAATCTGTAACCGCCATATTGGATCCAGTTACACGATCATAAGTTATCCCAGCAATGAATCACAAGTAAAAGCTACTAAACTGGGACTCTACCTCCAGTGTCTGGGTTGTAAATATTACAGTCTATGGCCCTTTAAGAGTTAAGAGGCACCCTTCTTTTTTAAACAGGTGTTTTGTTGCATATTCTAATATGGTTGAGCAGTCAGGACTGGTAATCTGGGACACTAATTGGCTACAGGCTGTTTCTTGAATCCAGCTGCACAgacaggaataaaaaaacaattccagtagttgcttaaaaaccagaaaAACATACCTAAAATTCCCACACTCTGGATTTTCTTCTGTGTGTGTTTCTAAACCCAAACATTATCACACTGAGGAACACAGTCTTTTTACAAATACTCACTGGAGGCCTCAGCTCTTTCCCGATATTATTGAGGTCTAGGCTAAATATGACTTCTCTTGCGCCCACATACAGAGCCCCCCGATTCTCATCCAACGTCAATGTCATGACTTGGGAGACGCCGCTGTGCCAGGACTGTCGCACCTCTGATACTCCTAGAAGTCATATTAAGAGAATATATTGGATGCTGCCTATTAACATATAAATGCACATACAGCCTAGCACAGTCATTTTTGGAGGTTTTCCAGTATACATGCAGGGTTTCCCTTCACTTATTAATGTAGAAGAATCCGACTGAAACAGaccattattttgaaaaatatctaGGGGTCACTCCCAAATTTTACTTTGATCTTTAaaagagacatattatgtaaaaatgtatgcaaattccTACTAGTCCTGCTTGCTGCCGACTCCTTTCCCTGGCTGTGCAGGGGATCTGGCGGCACTCGGCACGCTGCtctataggaaccaatcagcagctaggctgacctgatagggaactgaagcctgtctttgcttgtgtgatgcagggctgtgattggctgtccccctcctactgggcttctggcagggactgttgggACACGCCCACTCTTCATTTGAAACTCAGACagggactgtagcagatctatagggagctccagtaaaggggccttttttaagaaaatataatttttttggccaaaagtaCAACCAGCACCAGATAGTATACATTACTGCCTACAAAATTTGGGGGTTTAATACATGTTATATGCCTCCTTTAGGCccaggctttaaaggagaaggaaagctaccagggccgtttattgccaatagattagccacaacagttttctttagaatgcttttccatacctgagtacgtagctctagacactgtctctgtttgtttaggctagcagttgccatattagcttgctgtgacatcacttcctgcccgcagggctggtcctatcaaatgtggggcccaattgggaccatgttggcggggcccctagacaaagtgttgctggctactgacacagcaagtatttaggaaaataagggcatacaggcacaaaatagaaaggaaaggggcagtgcggggcccccagaggtgcggggcccaattggtccaattggcctaaggccggccctgcctgcccgagtctctccctgctcacttatagttcTGAGCtaagattacagtagggagggaaGAAAGGATGGAGAGTGGACAAACTGAGAATGCTCAAGCccttgccctggaggtttatgctgaaaacagtaagtctgatacagaagcccatgagtacacaatagaaggaaagaaatgtgatggttcttttgacagaggactcagagcagcattactttgagggtttactggtgtatttatatagacctttctgataaagcttacttagttttaaccttttctttaaGCCCCCCAGGCGGGACAGCACCCTTGAGGTGACAGAACTCCACAAGTAACACACATAGTTAAAGGACCAATAATatcaaaaaaaattcagttagtatacaacaaaaaaaaaaccacaaagacaaattaaactttgaaagctataagtctttattaagaaataacttaccgaaactctgcttgtgctcctcttcagaaaaggcgatccatcgtgtggcgctcgatttcttctccctgcctttcttataggaggagaaattgagcgccgcacaatggattgtcgccctgtcaccttttctgaagaggagcgcaagcggagtttcggtaagttatttcttaataaagtatgagccatttcaaagtttcatttgtctttgtggttttttttttttgggttgtatACGAATGAATGTTAaatttttactggtcctttaaagattTAGCAGTATTTCTCCCCACAGACCGCTCCTAGCCAAGCCAGCAATTGGTCACATGACACGCCATATCGCAAGGGGCAGGAGTTATAATTACTGAATGACATCAGTCCCCTATGGAGTCCGAGAGGAACACAAACAGGTGACATCAGGCACAACCTGGATCAATTGTTAGGAAAATGCTTAAAGAATGGGCCGAGTTTGGCGGTTCCAGCGGCAAGTGCAAAGTTAGCACCCATAGGTCACTCACCATGGTAGCGCACGGTTTTCCTCGGTGTCAGGCCCCATTCCCAGGCCTCAGCTCTGAGCAGCAGTGCCAGAACAAAGAAGCAGCTGGGAAACATTGCCACGACGTTCAAAGCACAACCTCTGCCTTTGGAAGTctgcagagaaaaagagaaaattattaCTTCAGGGCACAATGACTCACGTGAAACTTAATAGCGCAGATTTTCTGCTCATTCTAAACACTCTCACGAACAGGGCCCTCACTCTCTCCTCCTCATGCAATCAAATCTGTTCCTATGCAGAATTCACACAAGAAtagctatattatatatacaggtatcgaatccgttatcaggaaacctgttttccagaaagttctgaattacggaaaggctgtctcccatagactctattttgcacttgatcacaactaagatctaattaatccttattggaagcaaaaccagcctattgagtttatttaatgttttaatgattttctagtagacttaaggtatgaagacccaaattatggaaagatccgttatcgtccagagcattctagataacaggtcccatacaaaaaaaaataaatagtaataataattatgtgtgtgtgtgtgtatatatatatgtacttatgAAGGATCCGCACATTTTTATCCTAGAagggataaaaatgtgttttgtttgaaaataaacactattacttcactacagaacagtgtgtgctgatccttcgtaAGAACATATATGATTTATTGATCATGCACCACTGGCAACATCtgtctgagtgctggtactgtgggactatatatatatatatatatatatatatatatatatatatatatatatatatatatatatatatatatatatatatagttttccagataaaggatctttccgtaatttggatcctcataccttaaatctactagaaaatcatgtaaacattaaataaacccaataggctggttttgcttacagtaaggattaattagatcttaattgagatcaagtacaagtactcttttattattaaagagaaaaaggaatttttttttttttaaaatttagattatttgattaaaatggagtctatgggagacggcctttccgtaattcgaagcctTCTggattgtgtgtttgtgtgattgtgtgtgagtgagtgtgtgagtgtgtgagtgagagtgtgtgtgtgtgtgtgtgtgtgtacacatgtatttttaatacacttttgaaTTTTTCACCAAAGGACTCGGTGTTGCTTGTCATTTCttctttattattcatttaatttaCCCTGCACCAGAGGACTGACGCGAGAGATGCATAATGCCTGTAGAGTGCCTCAGaatatgcaatgtataaaggaaaacattattgGTCATTCAGTGCAATTGCAATTGATGAAAGCCCCCAACAGTCACTCTGCAGGATGTTATAGTGAAAATAGAGGAAAAGATCCAGGGAAGCCAGTTGTTTTATAGAACCCAGCAACTAACGTGTTTATTATTATCTCGCTCagccaatatttttttgcaaGGTATATTTAGCAATATAACTCTATAGGGGCTGTCTGATATCTTTGTATATAGAGATTTCCAAGGATCTGTGGAACCATAAGGACACTTGTTGTGGAAGGCTGGTGGGAAAGCCCTCACCTGTCCAGAATATATAAGGCTGGTCCTGATATATCCATGCTCCCAAAAGCCTACAATCATTCATTTCTGGCAAGGGAGATGGTGCATATTTAGAGGTACTGCtgtttttaccctgcccgatcggcatctgcccgactttcagtcagatatcgatcggggaagcccatcagaaggccccacacacgggccagtaagatgccgactctgtctgtcggcagcttttatcggcccatgtatgggggccttaacataGCAGATCTGTTATAGCATACAATAGTATTTTACATAGTGcatctattatctgctatgtaacctgagccttgaatggctgccccatgactacacagcagcttttataGTAGTCTTTccaaagcaaacacaccacttgTACCAGCGCaggaaaacagtacattatatttgcattactttaaaacacttcattttggtgttactgttcctttaaccctgcCAAACAGGTCAAACCACTTTAAGGCAGCCTCAGACTTATCTACGTTCATAAAACACTTGTAATTATTTATAGCAAGAGGAGTAAATACATCCTTAAGGGAACTACaagaaaacatattgcataaTTCTTATTAATAATCATTAGCGTACGCAGATCTATTGTAGTCAAATGACACCTGTAGCCAATAAGAATTTACAGAACACTCATCTATAAATTTAGCGGAGAACTCAAACAGAACCACATTGAGCATCAAATGCAACCGTTTAGACTTCCTTGGAAAATGACTACTACCTGTCAAGGAACAGAGGAAATGAGAAAATAGCAACAAgataaaaatagtaataaaaacaatataaaaatagtaatatacAGGGGTGGAAATACCACTGTTTTTCCTGGCCAGGAAgtaattattacaaaggaaaaaatgGTTTCCTCCTGGCTCACCAAGCAATAAACAAAGCATCTTGGGCTCGCTACAAGTACCTGTGCATCCGTGTTGCAACAGGGATTTTCCACATTGCTCCGGGTCGTGCCCTTGGCTGAAACGATTGTgtaataaatgattttatttcttACAATGGGCTTGCGGTTCTATGAAATGAGAACTTTAGGAATACTGGTTTCTTGGCCGGCTTTCATGCCAATCACACTGGGAAGGTGGTTTAACAAGTGCAGAAGA
Above is a genomic segment from Xenopus laevis strain J_2021 chromosome 3L, Xenopus_laevis_v10.1, whole genome shotgun sequence containing:
- the sema4c.L gene encoding semaphorin 4C L homeolog precursor (The RefSeq protein has 1 substitution compared to this genomic sequence) codes for the protein MFPSCFFVLALLLRAEAWEWGLTPRKTVRYHGVSEVRQSWHSGVSQVMTLTLDENRGALYVGAREVIFSLDLNNIGKELRPPIIWEAPADKKLECAQKGKSNQTECFNYIRFLEQFNQTHLVTCGTYAFQPKCAYIELSDFTLDAENLEEGKGKVPYDPAKGHTGLILDGALYSATMNNFLGTEPVIQRIVGQHNLMKTEYLASWLNEPNFVSSAHIPESVGSEIGDDDKIYFFFTERALEYDCQSEQVVSRVARICKGDLGGARTLQRKWTSFLKARLLCSIPELQLNFNLLKSVFKLEAKEWRSTHFYAAFQARWGDSPVSAICQYSIQDIQKVFDGPYKEYREQSQKWGRYSDSVPSPRPGSCVTNWHRNHGVYSSLELPDNTLNFVKKHPLMDDSVMSTHMRPLLVRRGANFTTIAVQRTLGLDREPYDILFIGTENGWVNKAVSFGSTVHIIEELQVFDKSYPVHSLALSARKSLLFVGSQSGLVQLPFADCSKYRSCADCILARDPYCAWNINITRCVRADQRYRPILLQDIKDSDTSVCEVQSQKAVKPFVKNITVGIGTNVVLPCQLSSNLAQPVWTFNGQDLESDQDDSVLFDTTLQALVILGVGTHHSGCYVCYSEEQGTQLTAESYQLTVVASPSLILESRAPLDGLGLVWMMVIALGAVCLALFLAVVYLRRKLKDELEKGSKSMENTLVYPIKLPSQPKTPKCLPSADSDEKLWDPSSFYYSDGSLKIVPGHALCQNSTGSSSPSGNGIPGQPLPSPPLHSPNHMLLAGVRGSSSNGYIRLTLGGGVTEEHPQLGDLNEELRWKLKQRQALPDSNPEESSV
- the sema4c.L gene encoding semaphorin 4C L homeolog isoform X1, encoding MFPSCFFVLALLLRAEAWEWGLTPRKTVRYHGVSEVRQSWHSGVSQVMTLTLDENRGALYVGAREVIFSLDLNNIGKELRPPIIWEAPADKKLECAQKGKSNQTECFNYIRFLEQFNQTHLVTCGTYAFQPKCAYIELSDFTLDAENLEEGKGKVPYDPAKGHTGLILDGALYSATMNNFLGTEPVIQRIVGQHNLMKTEYLASWLNEPNFVSSAHIPESVGSEIGDDDKIYFFFTERALEYDCQSEQVVSRVARICKGDLGGARTLQRKWTSFLKARLLCSIPELQLNFNLLKSVFKLEAKEWRSTHFYAAFQARWGDSPVSAICQYSIQDIQKVFDGPYKEYREQSQKWGRYSDSVPSPRPGSCVTNWHRNHGVYSSLELPDNTLNFVKKHPLMDDSVMSTHMRPLLVRRGANFTTIAVQRTLGLDREPYDILFIGTENGWVNKAVSFGSTVHIIEELQVFDKSYPVHSLALSARKSLLFVGSQSGLVQLPFADCSKYRSCADCILARDPYCAWNINITRCVRADQRYRPILLQDIKDSDTSVCEVQSQKAVKPFVKNITVGIGTNVVLPCQLSSNLAQPIWTFNGQDLESDQDDSVLFDTTLQALVILGVGTHHSGCYVCYSEEQGTQLTAESYQLTVVASPSLILESRAPLDGLGLVWMMVIALGAVCLALFLAVVYLRRKLKDELEKGSKSMENTLVYPIKLPSQPKTPKCLPSADSDEKLWDPSSFYYSDGSLKIVPGHALCQNSTGSSSPSGNGIPGQPLPSPPLHSPNHMLLAGVRGSSSNGYIRLTLGGGVTEEHPQLGDLNEELRWKLKQRQALPDSNPEESSV